The genome window TCCTTAAAATCAACATCTTCTGGATTCCCGCTTTCGCGGGAATGACGGGAAGGGCCTGGATTTCCGCTTTCCCCTGCCTGCAAGTGCCCGCCGGACAGGCGGGTAATGACAAAATTTACCCACTCACTTCCACGATGAGCCAATAAATAATTCAATCCCTTATCTTGCTCCGACACTGGACCCCACCCCGGTAACTTTTATCAGCCACATGCGTGAGGTTTTTGGGTAACTATATATTGTGATTAAAAGACTGTGTTGACTTTGTATACACACTACTGTATATATATTGTATACACAATTGGGAGGATCATATGAGAAGTACAAGAATCGAGGAACGCGGAAAGCGAAATATTACGATAAACCTGCGTGCAAGTCGGAAGCAGCGTACGCTTATAGACCACGCCGCAGAAACGGTGGGGAAAAACAGGTCTGATTTTATGCTTGAGGCGGCGTGCAGAGAGGCAGGTAAGGTGCTAATGGACCGAAAATATTTCGTTTTGGATGAGAAAACCTTTAAAAAATTTAGTGAGGAACTAGACAAGCCGGTCGGCAAAAATGTCCAGTTGAGGCGTCTTCTGGCATCAAAGGCTCCCTGGGAGAAATGACCAGAACTGCGGAGAAAATCAGTGAACCGGAGCGATTGACGCCGAAACACAAGATTTCGAAGTTTGATTGTGGCGTTGAGGAGCTTGATGATTGGCTTCGGCGCAGGGCACTGGCTAATGAGGAAACCGGAGGGTCGCGGACTTATGTTGTGTGTATCGGGACCCGTGTTGTTGGATACTATGCACTTGCTAATGGTGCGGTGGCACAAGAGATGACGACAGGAAAAATTCGGCGAAATATGCCGGACCCTGTGCCCGTCATGATTCTTGGCCGGCTTGCGGTTGATCAAGCGTACCAGGGCCGGGGTATCGGGCAAGGTCTATTGCGGGATGCAGTTCTACGAACACTACAGGCCTCCGAGATCGCAGGCATTCGGGTTTTACTAGTTCACGCGATTTCAGAGGATGCCCGCCAGTTTTCCGAGAAATGGGGTTTTGCAACGTCTCCGGTGGATCCAATGACCCTGATGATTACTTTGAAAGAGGCAAGAGGGATACTAGGATAGAAGATATACGCATGTCAGGGCACAATTTTTGGAATCATTTTAGGGTAGGTTGTTTGGGACCCTAGGCAAGAGATGTGTCATTTTGAATTAGACTCGCCTTTTATCCGAAAAAAATTATTCTTCCTTGGAAGAAAACCTGCCATTTTCCACTATAGCCAAATTGTAGCCAACCCCAGCGGAATCACCGGGAACCGGCAGGAATAGCCAGACTTGATAAATCGTTATAACTCATTGTAGTTTGAGGGCTAGCAGCCATATCAGACAGAAAATCAGGCACTTATAAAAAGGTTGAAATTTACTCAAAATCGAACTTGGGAATAACGGGTGTGAACGGATCAAATATCGTTTTGATTCGCTTTTTTTTTAAAATGGGGTCTTAATTTGGAAGATAATGATATCGTTTTACTTTGTTCCCAGTGACTCCTTTTAAGATTTTTATTATATTGTAAAAATCCCTACAAAAAAACCCTTCTCCAGTTTTCAAATTCCCTTTTAATAATTCCCTTTTCCAATTTTACAGGTTCCAACAAAAGATCCACCGCTCGTGTAATCCGAAGATTTTCCCCGTCGCTTTTGACCATCACCCCGCCATCCTGATCGGTCCGGTAGATTCTGGATAAGAGAGAATCATAGGCTTTGAGGGTTGGAGGCGCGGGGTGACCATAGGGATTTCTTCCGCCCACGGAGATGACCGCCACCTGTGGGCAAACCTGATTTAAAAAATCAGGATCAACGGAGCCTTTGCTTCCGTGATGGGGAACTTTTAGAACCGTTGTTTTTAATGATCTCCCTGATCTCACTAAATCCCTCTCCCCTTCCTTTTCAATATCTCCGGTGAAAAGAAAAGAATGTTTCCCATGCTGAATCCGAACAACCACCGACCGGTTATTATTCATCCGGCTATTGGAAGGGATATTTGAAACGGGAACCACATTGGAAGGATTGAGAAGGGAGATAAAGGTCTCCTCGGCCATTGTGAGTTTTTTTCCGCGGGAAACGATATGATAGGAAAGGTTTTTTTCCTCAATCACCTTTTCAAAATTTTCATGAAAAGGGAGGTCTCTTTGATAACCATTTCCCCAAACCTCTCCGATCGAGAATTGATTCAGTAGGAAGGGAATTCCTCCTTCATGGTCGGATTGAGGGTGACTCACCACCACATAATTAAGATGTCGAATTCCACTATTCCATAGATAAGGCGCAACCACCAAGCGGCCGATATCAAAATCCCCTCTGGCAGCTCCCCCATCCACCACCATGGTCTCTCCATGGGGAAAACGGATCACAGCCCCATCCCCCTGGCCCACATCAAGAAAGGTAATCTGTAACTCCCCGTTGGCCGGAAAGGTGAAGGCACTTCCAAGCCAGACCCATACCAATAAAGAAGCAAAGCAAACGGCAATGGTTTGTTTCATCCACCTCCCCTGCCAATAAATCGCTGCAAGAAAGAAAACAAAGTAAAAGAATATGATTGAAATGGGCGGTGAAGGAAGAAAAATTTTTCCTCCGGGTACCGAGGAAAATAGGGTTACCAATTCATAAAAAAGAGAAAGGAAAAATTGATTGAGGCCCGCAAGGGGAAGAAGGGTTGAGTCCATTACAAGGGCCAACACACAGGATAATAAACCCAATGGAACAATTACAAGGCCTGCGAAAGGCCCGATAATAAGATTTGAAAAAATACCCACCCAAGGAAATTGATTAAAATAGTATAAAACCAAAGGTGCGGTACCGATGGTAATTAAAAAGGAAAGAACCATTCCTTTTTTGGCCCAATCCAAAACCTGTTTGATTCGACTTTTCACCCCTTTGAGAACTTCCTCTTCCAATTCTTCGGGTTCAGCGGAAGGCTGATCCAGGGCAATCAATATGATGAAAACGGAAAGATAGGAAAGCTGAAACGAAATATCAAAAAGGGCCTGTGGGTCCCAAATTAGAATGGCTAATATGGCAATGGCAAAAGCATTGAAAAGGCGATCCGCCCTTTGTATGCAAATGGCCACCATACTGATGAGGATCATCAAAAGGGCACGCAGGGTGGCCACTTCTCCCCCTGCCAAAAATGCATAAAAAGTAACGGGAAGGATGGTCAAAAGGGCAGCCCATTGAGTGGGAATTAAAAAAACCCCCATTCGAAGAATAAAAGATGCGGGAAGACGCAGAAGAGCCCACCGGAAAATAAAAAAAGAGACCAGCGCCACAAAACCCAGGTGAGACCCCGATATGGAGAGAATATGGGTGGTGCCCGAAGCCATAAAACGCTCTCTGATTTCTTGGTTTAATCCTCCTCTTTCTCCAAGGATCATGGCCAGAAAAATGCCCGAATCAGAACCCTCCAAGGACGATATGGCGGATTCTCGAACTTTTTCCCTTAAGATCGCCATTGTTCGCAAAAAAGGATTTCCCTCATTTCCAATCTTTTGGATCTCTTGTCCTTTGAAAACCGATGCGGTTGCTATGACACCGTGCCGCTTTTGGTACAACCCGTAATCAAAACCCCTCGGGTTGATAAACCCTTTTGGTTTTTTAAGACGGGTAACGACTTGAATATGGTCTCCATAAAGGATTTTCGTTTCGGGATCATAGATGGAAAATTTTATTTTTCCGGGGATTCTTACCTCTTCATTAGGTGTCTGGAAATATTCCCCTTGAAGGAGAAAACTTAAACGCCCTTCCAAATGCCGTACCGGACTTGAAACCCATCCGGTCAGAAGGACTTTTCCTTTTTCGGAAGGGAGACGGTCTGAAACCGCCTCGATCCGTTGGATATCCCATTGGAAATAAAAAAGGCCGAGGAGAAGTACCAGAAAGAATGACCAAGAAACAGTTCCGATCTTTTTACCAAGTGAATCGAAATTTAATTTTTCTTGATCAGTGGATTTGTAGGTTGTCCAAAAAAAAAAATAAAAATCCAAAGGAGAGAAAAATCAAACCGGAGAGGGGAAAATATTCAATGAGATTTCCAATGAGGATCCCAATTAGAAAAGCAACACCCCATGGAAGAAGGAAGGACCCTTTCCATATCATGGTTCACCCAATAAGGATAGAAATGGATCACCCCGGAACGTCTACCGGTTATGGCAGATGAGACACAGGGTATGCCCGGACTCTCTTAAAAAAGCGGATTTGTCGTTGTTGTGTGGATTATGGCAACTGTCACACTCCACTAGGCCCGCAGTAGTCCGAACCAGCATGGAGCTGGAATTTTCTCTCTCCGGTGTGACCACCAGGTATTTTGAACGCGGCCCGGTTGGAAGGTCAATTCCATTTGAAGTACGGTTTGGAATGGACCAATACCGAAGCTGTGTTACGGTTGTTTCCGTTCCGACAAACTGACCATCACTGTTTCTGGGATAGGAAATGGAAACGGGATGATCTAAAAATTGAAATTCCCGGTCTCCGGTTCCACCAATGGGTTCAAAAAAACCGCCCAGAAGCCAGTTTAAATCAGATGCACCCTCTTCCCGAATTCCCATTTTGTGGGCATCCATAGCCACCACCCCATCATGGCAGGATAGGCAATCAAAAGAGGCCCCATTGGGACGCTTCTCTATTTTTTCAGGGGAAAGGCTGATTTTCGTTGAAAAAGGGGTGAAATGAGAAAAATTGTTCTTTACCCAAAGGGGATTTCCCCCATCCTCAACTTTTCTTTTCTCTTTAACCTGATTGGGTGGACCCTCAATGTGGCAGGCCAAACAAGGGTTCATGGATGAAGAAAGAGAAAGATTATGAGGTGTTTGAGAGACCCCTAGAAAAGGGTCATCTGCACCCTGTATTGAGCCCGGCCACCACGGTTGAATTCCAATGGATAGGACAAACAGAAAATAAAAAACGTATATGTAATGCTTTCCAAACACCTAAAAAACCTAGCATAAAAAGACATTCTCTGTCTATGACAAATCTTCCTAACCCAAAGACTTTTGAACCTCCTCCGCTAACTCCTCCGCCATCTGACGAATACTCTCTTCCTGTTCCCCTTCCATCATCACCCGCACCACGGACTCCGTTCCTGAATAACGTACCAAAACCCGCCCCATCCCTTTTAGCCGTTTTTCGATATCCCGGATTTTATCCCGAACCGATGGAATCCCTTCAAGGGCATGTCTTTCCCTTACTTTCACATTCAATAAAACTTGGGGGTACCGGGTCATGCAATTCATAAAGTCTGAACACTGCTCTCCTTTTTTCTGAAGAAGGGCCAAAACCTGCAAGGCAGTAATGAGTCCATCCCCCGTCGTATTGTAATCCAAAAAAATAATATGCCCCGATTGCTCTCCTCCCAGATTGCATCCCTCCCGTATCATCGCCTCCAAAACATATCGATCTCCAACAGGCGTCCTCAGAACTTGAATGCCCATCTCTTTCATGGCCAACTCAAACCCCAAATTGCTCATTACGGTTGCCACCACCTTTTTTTCATTTAATCGACCCTCTTTTAATAATTCCGATGCGCAGGCGGCCAAGATGGCATCCCCATCCACAATTTGACCCTTCTCATCGCAAAAAACAACCCGATCCCCATCGCCATCGTGGGCAAAACCCACGTCCGCTTTGTGGGCCAACACCGCATTTTGCAATCCCGCCGGATACAAGGACCCACATCCCAAATTGATATTGGTTCCATTGGGCTCGTCCCCCAACACAATCACATCAGCCCCCAGTTCCCTTAAGACGGTGGGAGTCACCTTATACGTCGCCCCATTGGCGCAATCCACCACTACTTTCATTCCCTCCAGCGTAAGCCCTTTTGGAAATGAACTTTTAACAAACTCTACATACCGCCCGTCCGCATCATCAACACGGTAGGCTTTTCCGATGTCATCCGCAGTGGGTCGGATCGAGTCAATCTCTCCGGAAAAAATTAACTTTTCAATCTTTCTTTCTATGAGATCGGGTAATTTGAAACCATCTCTTGAGAAAAATTTTATCCCATTATCTTCAAAGGGGTTATGAGACCCAGAAATCACAACACCAGCATCCGCTCGGAAACTTCGGGTGAGAAAAGCAATGGCGGGTGTGGGAATAGGACCCACCAGAAGGACATCTACCCCCATAGAACAGATGCCGGAGGTCAAAGCGCTTTCCAACATATACCCTGAGAGCCTCGTGTCTTTTCCAATCACCACCCGGTGCCTTCCGGTTCGATCTTTGAATAAATGAGCAGCCGCACGGCCCAATTTCAGTGTCGTCTCACAAGTCATGGGTTCCCGGTTGGCAATTCCCCTAACTCCATCTGTACCGAACAAACGCTTCATTCCTTTTCCCTCCGAAAACCAATGAGTCCTTAAATAAAATCAAAATTTATC of Nitrospiria bacterium contains these proteins:
- the glmM gene encoding phosphoglucosamine mutase, with amino-acid sequence MKRLFGTDGVRGIANREPMTCETTLKLGRAAAHLFKDRTGRHRVVIGKDTRLSGYMLESALTSGICSMGVDVLLVGPIPTPAIAFLTRSFRADAGVVISGSHNPFEDNGIKFFSRDGFKLPDLIERKIEKLIFSGEIDSIRPTADDIGKAYRVDDADGRYVEFVKSSFPKGLTLEGMKVVVDCANGATYKVTPTVLRELGADVIVLGDEPNGTNINLGCGSLYPAGLQNAVLAHKADVGFAHDGDGDRVVFCDEKGQIVDGDAILAACASELLKEGRLNEKKVVATVMSNLGFELAMKEMGIQVLRTPVGDRYVLEAMIREGCNLGGEQSGHIIFLDYNTTGDGLITALQVLALLQKKGEQCSDFMNCMTRYPQVLLNVKVRERHALEGIPSVRDKIRDIEKRLKGMGRVLVRYSGTESVVRVMMEGEQEESIRQMAEELAEEVQKSLG
- a CDS encoding cytochrome c3 family protein; amino-acid sequence: MFGKHYIYVFYFLFVLSIGIQPWWPGSIQGADDPFLGVSQTPHNLSLSSSMNPCLACHIEGPPNQVKEKRKVEDGGNPLWVKNNFSHFTPFSTKISLSPEKIEKRPNGASFDCLSCHDGVVAMDAHKMGIREEGASDLNWLLGGFFEPIGGTGDREFQFLDHPVSISYPRNSDGQFVGTETTVTQLRYWSIPNRTSNGIDLPTGPRSKYLVVTPERENSSSMLVRTTAGLVECDSCHNPHNNDKSAFLRESGHTLCLICHNR
- a CDS encoding DUF1778 domain-containing protein; this encodes MRSTRIEERGKRNITINLRASRKQRTLIDHAAETVGKNRSDFMLEAACREAGKVLMDRKYFVLDEKTFKKFSEELDKPVGKNVQLRRLLASKAPWEK
- a CDS encoding DNA internalization-related competence protein ComEC/Rec2; translated protein: MDFYFFFWTTYKSTDQEKLNFDSLGKKIGTVSWSFFLVLLLGLFYFQWDIQRIEAVSDRLPSEKGKVLLTGWVSSPVRHLEGRLSFLLQGEYFQTPNEEVRIPGKIKFSIYDPETKILYGDHIQVVTRLKKPKGFINPRGFDYGLYQKRHGVIATASVFKGQEIQKIGNEGNPFLRTMAILREKVRESAISSLEGSDSGIFLAMILGERGGLNQEIRERFMASGTTHILSISGSHLGFVALVSFFIFRWALLRLPASFILRMGVFLIPTQWAALLTILPVTFYAFLAGGEVATLRALLMILISMVAICIQRADRLFNAFAIAILAILIWDPQALFDISFQLSYLSVFIILIALDQPSAEPEELEEEVLKGVKSRIKQVLDWAKKGMVLSFLITIGTAPLVLYYFNQFPWVGIFSNLIIGPFAGLVIVPLGLLSCVLALVMDSTLLPLAGLNQFFLSLFYELVTLFSSVPGGKIFLPSPPISIIFFYFVFFLAAIYWQGRWMKQTIAVCFASLLVWVWLGSAFTFPANGELQITFLDVGQGDGAVIRFPHGETMVVDGGAARGDFDIGRLVVAPYLWNSGIRHLNYVVVSHPQSDHEGGIPFLLNQFSIGEVWGNGYQRDLPFHENFEKVIEEKNLSYHIVSRGKKLTMAEETFISLLNPSNVVPVSNIPSNSRMNNNRSVVVRIQHGKHSFLFTGDIEKEGERDLVRSGRSLKTTVLKVPHHGSKGSVDPDFLNQVCPQVAVISVGGRNPYGHPAPPTLKAYDSLLSRIYRTDQDGGVMVKSDGENLRITRAVDLLLEPVKLEKGIIKREFENWRRVFL
- a CDS encoding GNAT family N-acetyltransferase, whose translation is MTRTAEKISEPERLTPKHKISKFDCGVEELDDWLRRRALANEETGGSRTYVVCIGTRVVGYYALANGAVAQEMTTGKIRRNMPDPVPVMILGRLAVDQAYQGRGIGQGLLRDAVLRTLQASEIAGIRVLLVHAISEDARQFSEKWGFATSPVDPMTLMITLKEARGILG